Genomic DNA from Desulfobacteraceae bacterium:
GCCGGAGCCCTCACCGCCCCTGGCAGACGGCGCCGTCACGGATTTTCCCGGCCGTCTGTTGCTGATCCAGGTGGCCGACTGCCAGAGCGTCATGCTCTACGATCCCCGGCGCCGGGTGGTGGCCAATGTGCACTGCGGCTGGCGGGGTAGCATCGCCAATATCCTCGGCCGGGCCGTGGGGCAGATGCAGGAGCGCTTCGGCTGCCACCCCGAGACAATCCTGGCCGGCATCGGCCCCTCGCTGGGGCCCTGTTGCGCAGAGTTTGTCAATTACCGGGAGGAGATTCCGGAAAAATTCTGGGGCTACCGGATTCGCCGCGACCATTTCGATTTCTGGGCCCTTTCCCGGGACCAGCTGCGCGCCGCCGGGCTGCCGGCAGCCCAGATCGAGTGCAGCCAGACCTGTTCGCGCTGCAACCCCCATCTGTTTTTTTCCTACCGCCGCAGCCGCGAAACCGGCCGGTTTGCCGCTGTCATCGGGTTGGCCGAACCTTGACGGTACCGCAAAAAGCCAACTTTCCGCGTTGCGCTGCATCTCGAAGTCGCTGCGGCGTACATAAGAACGCCTCACGGCGCTGAGATTTGCGTGCCGTAAATTGAACTTCTAAGGAACTCACCGCTAATCCATGCAGCTATTGGGTTTTTCGAAGACCACAGCCTTATCTCAACTGCTTGTTGATGGCGGCGTTTTACGTCCCATCGTCCC
This window encodes:
- a CDS encoding polyphenol oxidase family protein; its protein translation is MIFRTREGLGFFQFHQLARRPEVRHAVFTRLGGRSRGAFRGLNVSFDCGDEPAAVVANRQMLVSAVGGGELVGLRQTHGTAVLGFSREEGAQRPPEPSPPLADGAVTDFPGRLLLIQVADCQSVMLYDPRRRVVANVHCGWRGSIANILGRAVGQMQERFGCHPETILAGIGPSLGPCCAEFVNYREEIPEKFWGYRIRRDHFDFWALSRDQLRAAGLPAAQIECSQTCSRCNPHLFFSYRRSRETGRFAAVIGLAEP